One Mycolicibacterium fluoranthenivorans DNA segment encodes these proteins:
- a CDS encoding VOC family protein produces MTTPLGAPCWIDLATSDLEVARRFYGTVFGWTFDDAGPEYGGYVTAHVDGKPVAGLMAHPIDRWNTYLHTADVDATLARVIAAGGTGCGGAMDIPAKGRMAMVSDPSGGVVGLWQPTGHPGTEITGVAGTPVWHQLTTLDLAKVLDFYVQVFGWQTEVAGDTDEFRYSTAVFDGEPLIGVMDGTAFMSAGEPSNWFFFLGADDVDKTQRLIVDNGGAVVRAAEDTPYGRLASVTDPTGAGFNLSSLT; encoded by the coding sequence ATGACCACACCACTTGGCGCACCCTGTTGGATCGACCTGGCCACCTCTGATCTCGAGGTCGCCCGACGCTTCTACGGCACCGTGTTCGGCTGGACCTTCGACGATGCCGGCCCCGAATACGGCGGATACGTGACCGCCCACGTCGACGGAAAGCCGGTGGCCGGCCTGATGGCCCATCCCATCGACCGGTGGAACACCTACCTGCACACCGCGGATGTCGATGCCACCCTGGCCCGGGTGATCGCGGCGGGCGGAACCGGCTGCGGCGGCGCCATGGACATCCCCGCCAAGGGCCGGATGGCCATGGTCTCCGATCCCAGCGGAGGCGTGGTCGGGCTGTGGCAGCCCACCGGTCACCCCGGCACGGAGATCACCGGCGTGGCCGGCACCCCGGTGTGGCATCAGCTGACCACCCTCGACTTGGCCAAGGTGCTCGACTTCTACGTGCAGGTCTTCGGCTGGCAGACCGAGGTGGCCGGGGATACCGACGAATTCCGCTACAGCACCGCGGTATTCGATGGCGAACCGCTGATCGGCGTGATGGACGGCACCGCGTTCATGAGCGCGGGTGAACCGTCGAACTGGTTCTTCTTCCTCGGTGCCGACGACGTGGACAAGACCCAGCGGCTGATCGTCGACAACGGCGGTGCCGTCGTCCGGGCCGCGGAGGACACCCCGTACGGCCGGCTGGCGTCGGTCACCGACCCCACCGGCGCGGGATTCAACCTGTCGTCGCTGACGTGA